The Myotis daubentonii chromosome 1, mMyoDau2.1, whole genome shotgun sequence genome includes the window CCGGAGGAGGCCAGGTCCCTGCcggtggtgggtgggaagggtCATCCAGGTTCGGGGACTGGGACCCCCTGGAGGGGAGCTGACAGCAGGCCCCTGAGCGCctcctgagggggggggggcatgaaggAGAGCTCGGTGGGTCTTCCTCCTGCAGGCAAGCGAGGCTGCACCCGCAGgctccggcccccgcccccgcccccgcccggccagggcaggcCTCTGGGAACACGGGTGGGGCTGCCTGGCTCAGGGATTCACCCCCCCACCCTGGCCGGACCCCGGGATCAAGGCCTGCGATGCTGACCAGCGTGGCCGCCTCCCGCGTGCGTGTTATATGCACCGTGTGAGAAACCACCACAGCTCGCGGGGTGGACATCACACGTTACCGTCTCCCAGTGTCTGGCGGGGAGGCCAGCCCACGCCCCTCCGCAGGTCCAGGGGGCTGGGACCCAGGTGGCCGGGGGGCTGGACGGCGAAGAAGCTGCTTCCGAACTGGCAAGCGGCTGGCAGCTTCAGGTCCTCGCCCGCCGGCACACAGGCCTGGTTCCTGCCGGCAGTGTTCACTGCCCCTGGGCAAGGGGGGGCCCTCCTGGCTGCCCCCCTCAGTCCCGCCCCCTGTGTGCACTGTATTGGTTACAAGGAAGGACAGGCTCCCCTTGGGGCTCCGCAGGACGGGGTTCCAGCAGGTGGCACCCCCAGAAGGGGCCACATtagggagcccccttcccccccccaccccccgcatctCTCAATCCTCATCCAtctgggctctggggaggggcTCTGCCATCCAGGCGGCCACTGAGGTGGGGCCCCCAGACCAGAGGGCAAGGCCTGGGCTGGCTGAGGCCCCCGGGATGGGgtggacaggcctgggcagcaggtggggtggggtggtgtccACTCCCGTCCCCGCTCGGTCAGTGCAGCTCACACATCGACCAGCCCCAGCCGCCCGCTgccctgcaggctgagggggtCCCGGCACCCCCGCAGGTCCGTGCCCGTGGTGGGCGTCAGGTGGGCTCTGGGAGCACCTCCTCACAGGCAGGATGCTGGTATCCGAGGCGTCCCACccgacccccagctccccaggggcAGCGCGGacttggggggcaggaagggccaACCCCGCGTGTGGGGGAGCGGGACCCCGGTGTCTCCTCGCTTCGCTTCCTCAGCgtcccctgcccctgggcccctgAGCCAGCCCCAGGCGCCACCCAGCCTCGGTGACCGGGACCTCCTCCGGGGACTGGGGCTCCTCACAGGGTCGGGATTTGGATTCGGCCACGGGCTAGACCCACACAGACCAGGAGACGCACATACTGCGAAGGCCCCACTTCTGGGCCAGGATTGCAGTTCTGTGGGAATTAAGAGGCATCCTagagggctccctggaggaggtgggggttaGGGGGCCTGTATTTGGACAACAGGAGAACAAACAGTTCACAACACTGGGCATTGGGCAGTCTCgaccctgaccagggcttgtGGGAAAGGAGCTGCTTGGAGTCCAGATGGGGGGACAgaccaggaggcctggggggggggggggcagtgtccacCAGAAGCTGTGCTGgccgggagccaggcagggctgggtctCAGCCCTGCCACACGCagtcctggccctgggcctgtCCGTCCAGGCCGACGGCGTAGCGGGAGCTCCAATCTCGCTCGAACAGCTGCCGCAGCTGCTCCTGCACCGAGCTCAGCCGGGGCCGGGGCCCGGAGGCCCGCTGGCTGACCACCAGGCCCACGCCCGACGTGCTGCTGAAGTAATCTTCCGACCAGTTGGAGGTGCctggaggggcgtgcaggagagaTGCTGGCGCCTGGCCTGGCGTAGGCCCCTCCGGCCTGGCCCAGTCCCGTGGGGACGGGGATCACGGGGCTGGTTTCGTGTCCTCGGAGCTGCACGGAGACCCTCTGGTCTGAGAGCCACGCCCCCCCGTCCCCCTCCGCGGGTCTGTGGCCTCTGTgtgtccccccacacacagggaCCCTCACAGACAAGGGTCTgcgggcccaggcctggccctgcccacagaccTGCCCCGGGCTCACCTATGTAGGCCGCCTTCTCCGTGACCATGAACTTGCTGTGGCTCATTCTGCTGAACGGGATGTTGGAGTGATTCCCCACGGGCATGATGAAGACTTTCTTTGGGGACAGAGAGGGAGCgtgtggaggaggggaggagggggagggagaggagggggagggagaggagggagaagggaggagggggagggggaggaggggggaggaggagggggaggggggaggggaagggaggaggggaggggaggagggggagggggaagggaggagggagagggagaggagggggaagggaggagggggaggtggaggagggggaagggaggagggggagggggaggggagggggagggggagcctgtCCGCTGGGGACTGGGTACTCACCACGTCCACGGACACGTTGGCCGCGGGGTTGCTGAAGGCCTGCAGGGACCGCAGGTAGGGGAACATGCTGGGGTCCGTGTGCAGCGAGCAGCTGACCAGCAGGCGCACCTGCACGTGCCTGCCGAAGGCTGCCTCCCGCAGCGCGTTGTCCAGCACCGGCCAGTACCTGGGGGCGCGGAAGGTCAAGGCCCTGGCCGGAGGGGGGCGTGCCAGgagctgctgtgggcacagcggGTCTCCCCTCCGGGGCCACGGGCTCCCACCCACCTGGGCGGGCGGCTGAAGCGTGTGGTGGGAAAGTAGTCCATCACCGAGACGTGGAGGAACCGCCGGGCCGCCCCCATCACCGCCAGCAGCGCGTCCAGGTCCCGCGTGCGGCCACAGGGGCAGAGCGCAGGCGGCGAGGcctgttggggggcaggggggagaggtcCCTGAGGGCGCTGCCCGCTGCTCGGAACCACTCGGCTCCTGGACCTGGGAGCCCTCCCTGCAGCCACCCTCCAGGATTTGGGGTCCAGGAGGAAGACGGGGCGCTGCCTAGAGAGacgggaggggctgaggggccctGTCCAGGCCAGGCTTCCCATCTGCCCAGGGCGACCCCTTGTCCAGGGTCACGTCCCCGCCCTGACGCCAGGTCTCTGCTCTGGACCAGCCCGGGGGCTGAGGGCATCTGCTGGGGGCATGGCCGGCCGCGGGGCTTCCTTCCGACCCACAGAGCGACAGGACGGCGGGATGAGCTGGCCCCgcaacctcccccctcccctgtttGGAGTCCCCCCAGACACCTCTCAGGCTGCCTGTCTCCTGTGGGTGCTGATAGCTGCCTCCCCTGGCACTgcctgagcctgccctcccccagaCACAGCCCACCGgcgcccccactcccccccaggACCCCGCAGGCGTGTGGGACCGCGGAGCAGGCCAGGGCGGGGCCGTCCCTGTGGGTCCGGGCGGCGCTCTTACCGAGAAGTAGGCTGTGGTGGGCACCCCATCGAAGCGGGCCCGCAGGGGCTGGAAGTGGTTGATGTGGGACGAGAAGTTGTGAGGCCAGTGCTTGGGGAGCACAGCCCGGGGCGCCCCCAGCACCCAGTAGGTCTGGAAGGTCTTCTCCAGGTCCCGGGCCAGGCGGCTGCAATTGTGCACCACCACCCCCAGCTCCTTCACCTGCGGGGCAGGGCGAGCGGCTGTGGGAGGAGGCCCGAGGGCAGGGGTGCGGCCCCCACCagcagccccccctccccgcatcGCCAGGAGGAATCCCTAACGGACAGGGTGCTGGGAGCGTGGAGTGGGGTGCCCGGCGGGTCCCTGTGTGCCTTGAACGTTGCTTCCAAGGATTGAGGCCACACAGGTTTCCTTCCGAAACGCCGGAAACGCGTAAGGCGGGAAGGAGGAGAGCCCGCTCCCCCTCAGGGTCAAGGCCAAGCACGGTGACCGTCCAGCCGCGTTTGACGGCGTTAATGCGTCCATTTTCCTACAAGGGACCAGGCTGTGCCGTCTGTGTGTTTGCCTGGATGGAGGCACCAGTTAAGTGAGGTTCCACAGCCCTGCCGGCAGGGCCCTGTGGTTGGAGCGTCGCCCTGCGCACCAAAGGGCCATGGGTTCGCTTCCTGCCCCCGgttgggctctctctctctctctctctctctctccctccctcccccctcccttccactctctctgaaaagcaatgaaaacatatcctcggtgaggattaacaacaaacccCACTCAAGAAAGAGGTTGTGCAGTGAGAGCTGGGGGCCGCGTGGCGTCTGTAACTTCAGGGTCAGCCTCAGGGGGTCCACGGGGGTGAGGTTATGGGCGTGGCCGCTCACCCACTTCCCTCCGGTGATGGTGACGGTGACGAGCCGAGGGGACACCGGGCAGAGCCCCCGGAGGGCGGGGAGGGCCACCCCGGGACTCACCTGCGTCAGGGACCGCCAGTCCATGTTGGCGCTGCCCATGTAGACGTGCCGCCCGTCCACGATCCAGAACTTGGAGTGCAGGACGCCGCCGGTGAGGCGCCCCATGGGCACGGAGCGCACCTGGGCGCCTGGCCAAGCCGGGGCAGCGGGTCAGCCTCCGTCTGCCAGCTGGCTCCACGCTTTCCCTCCCAACAGTCCCGCTCGGCCGACGCCCCTGTCGCCCCCTTTTAccggggggaaactgaggcattggCTGTCCCGGGACCTGCGcagggcagcctggctcctgagCCTCCTTGTACCAATTCTGCCGCCCGcagagcccgccccccccccccatcagagCGGCTGGGTTCTGcgggacccgggacccgggccaCCCGTGCTGCGCCCGCGGCGATGACCCTCTGGCTCTGTCACAGCCGGGTCCCAGGAAACTCTGCGCTCCCACTTCCTGGTGCCTGGGAAGCTCTGGGTGTCTTCCCGCCGGCCCCCGGCCACCGCAGCTCCGGTCCTGTCTCTGTCCATGGCCCAGCCAGTCAGCtcggcccctccccgccctgggCGGAAGGTGCGGGCAGGCCCCTACCTCGGTCTGCCAGGACCTTCAGGTCGGAGGAGTTCCTGGCCAGCGTGGGGTGGCTGGTGGCCACAGCCAGGGACACGTTCCTGCCCAGCACCTGCAGCAGCTTCTGCAAAAGGGCCTCTCCCTGCGGCGGGCGGGGAGCAGTCACCCGCTGGCCCTCTGCTGTCCCAGAGGGAGGACCCAGGCCTTCCCCGGGGCCTCCCTGACCCCCCACAGCAGTCACACTGCTGGGCCCCGGCTCGctgtgggggggggaagggggggcgcaCCAGCTGGGAAGAGGAGTCGTTGACCCCGATGTCCTGGCCTGTGAGCGACCAGTAGTAGGAGGCTATGTGGACGCTCTCCTGCGCGGCGTCCAgcagctgcagccaggcctgcgccAGGGGCTGGGCGGATGGGCTGCCAGCTGCGAAGGGCAGGTCCTGGGGGTGGCTCTCCACGAGCACCagcctggggggggcgggggggccatgAGCTCAGGAGCCCCCAGCCGcctcccatctctgcctcatcccTGCCCGCCAAGCCTAGTGGCTGCCCCCTACAGGGCTCAAGGCAGAGCCAGGCCAagggtgcagggaggggctgagCCAGCAAGCCTGCAGGGGTGGTGACACCCAGGAGCCTGCCAGGGAGGCGGCCAGGGCTGGCCCACGGGGAAGGGCTGGCCCACAGGGAAGGGCTGGTCCACGGGGAAGGGTCCACGGGGAAGGGCTGGTCCACGGGGAAGGGTCCACGGGGAAGGGTCCACGGGGAAGGGCTGGCCCATGGGGAAGGGCCCGCCCACGGGGAAGGGCCCGCCCACGGGGAAGGGTCCACGGGGAAGGGCTGGCCCACGGGGCAGACACCACTCCCAGGCGGGGCCTCGAGGTGCCACACAGCCCAGGTGGGACCTGCCTGGTCAGAGCCCTGGTGGCCCCTGTGTTTGCTGCAAAGAGCACCCAGGCCACGCGTTCCCGCCCACTCCAGCCCGTCCAGCtggccttccccacccctgcccctgctcctgccccaccgccaccccctggggacccaggaggagctgggagcccgGGAGGCGGGATGGCCCGGGGCTGAGACCGGCCCCCACGGCTCACTCACCGGCAGGAGTTTCGCCACAGCCACtgggcctcccctcccaggggctcccaggctgggctggagccACAACCTGGGGACCCGGCCGGCCCTTCCTGGGGGTGTCGCTGGCCCCAGGGGGTCAGCCAGGGCGCCTCCcacaggaggcagaggagagcgGCCCCGAGCCCCAGCACAGCCAGCGCTCCCAGCACCTGCAAGCGGAGAAGGCGTCACTGAGGGCCCCCAGGCCAGGGCCTGCAGCTGGGGGATCgggagggaggggagccaggTGCTGAGGGGGCCCAACCCCAGTGTTGGAGGGATCAGGCGGCCACATGGTCACTGGCGGTCCTTCCAGGCcccccagggggtggggcaggtgccCCGCTGCTCTCGGGTTGGGGTGCCTGAGGCTCCCCAGGGCTGGCTCTGTCCTCACCCTTGTGCCCACAGCCTATGAGGCGGGTGGACCCCCTCCCTAAGCCCCATCCTTCCACGCCCGCCTCTCTGCCCCGGGCAgcgtggctgtgggtgcctgcctggcccctggctcTCTCTGTGTCCCAGCCCCTGCAGGGCAGCCTGGGCCACCCCATCCTGGCCACATACCCggctgctgggcactggggatcCCCACCATGGGGACGCTGCAGACACCTGCTCACCCCCGAGCCTCCCACTCCTGCCTGGGGCCCCTGGGTGTGAGGCTGCGCTCCTGCCCACCCGGGCAGTCTGCCTGCAGGGCGGGCCCAGCACTGGAGGAGCCCTGGCCTTCCACTGGGGcacgtgcatgtgtgcgtgtgcgtgtgcgtgtgtgtgtgtgtgtgtgtgtgtgtcccgctctgtgtgtgtatgtgtgtgtgatctgttgtgtgtgtgtgtgtgatccgctctctgtgtgtaagtgtgtgtgatctgttgtgtgtgtgtgtgtgtgtgattgctctgtgtataactggctgtgtgtgtgtgtgtgtgtgtgtgaccggctgtgtgtgtgtgtgactagctctgtgtgtgtgtgtgtgtgtgtgatccgctctgtgtgtgtaagtgtgtgtgatctgttgtgtgtgtgattgctctgtgtataactggctgtgtgtgtgtgtgtgtgtgtaattgctctgtgtgtgtgtgtgtgtgtgtgaccggctgtgtgtgtgtgtgactagctctgtgtgtgtgtgtgtgtgatccgctctgtgtgtgtaagtgtgtgtgatctgttgtgtgtgtgattgctctgtgtataactggctgtgtgtgtgtgtgtgtgtgtgtaattgctctgtgtataactggctgtgtgtgtgtgtgtgtaattgctctgtgtataactggctgtgtgtgtgtgtgtgtaattgctctgtgtataactggctgtgtgtgtgtgtgtgtgtgtgattgctctgtgtataactggctgtgtgtgtgtgtgtgtgtgtgattgctctgtgtataactggctgtgtgtgtgtgtgtgtgtaattgctctgtgtataactggctgtgtgtgtgtgtgtgtgtgattgctctgtgtataactggctgtgtgtgtgtgtgtgtgtgtaattgctctgtgtataactggctgtgtgtgtgtgtgtgtaattgctctgtgtataactggctgtgtgtgtgtgtgtgtgtgtgtgtgattgctctgtgtataactggctgtgtgtgtgtgtgtgtgtgtgtgtgtgtgtgtgattgctctgtgtataactggctgtgtgtgtgtgtgtgtgattgctctgtgtataactggctgtgtgtgtgtgtgtgtgattgctctgtgtataactggctgtgtgtgtgtgtgtgtgtgtgtgattgctctgtgtataactggctgtgtgtgtgtgtgtgtgtgattgctctgtgtataactggctgtgtgtgtgtgtgtgtgattgctctgtgtataactggctgtgtgtgtgtgtgtgtgtgtgtgtgattgctctgtgtataactggctgtgtgtgtgtgtgtgtgtgattgctctgtgtataactggctgtgtgtgtgtgtgtgtgattgctctgtgtataactggctgtgtgtgtgtgtgtgtgtgattgctctgtgtataactggctgtgtgtgtgtgtgtgtgtgattgctctgtgtataactggctgtgtgtgtgtgtgtgtgtgtgattgctctgtgtataactggctgtgtgtgtgtgtgtgtgtgattgctctgtgtataactggctgtgtgtgtgtgtgtgtgtgtgtgattgctctgtgtataactggctgtgtgtgtgtgtgtgtgtaattgctctgtgtataactggct containing:
- the PLD4 gene encoding 5'-3' exonuclease PLD4; translation: MGAKAGPPEVLGALAVLGLGAALLCLLWEAPWLTPWGQRHPQEGPAGSPGCGSSPAWEPLGGEAQWLWRNSCRLVLVESHPQDLPFAAGSPSAQPLAQAWLQLLDAAQESVHIASYYWSLTGQDIGVNDSSSQLGEALLQKLLQVLGRNVSLAVATSHPTLARNSSDLKVLADRGAQVRSVPMGRLTGGVLHSKFWIVDGRHVYMGSANMDWRSLTQVKELGVVVHNCSRLARDLEKTFQTYWVLGAPRAVLPKHWPHNFSSHINHFQPLRARFDGVPTTAYFSASPPALCPCGRTRDLDALLAVMGAARRFLHVSVMDYFPTTRFSRPPRYWPVLDNALREAAFGRHVQVRLLVSCSLHTDPSMFPYLRSLQAFSNPAANVSVDVKVFIMPVGNHSNIPFSRMSHSKFMVTEKAAYIGTSNWSEDYFSSTSGVGLVVSQRASGPRPRLSSVQEQLRQLFERDWSSRYAVGLDGQAQGQDCVWQG